One part of the Raphanus sativus cultivar WK10039 chromosome 7, ASM80110v3, whole genome shotgun sequence genome encodes these proteins:
- the LOC108832274 gene encoding protein SOB FIVE-LIKE 2-like — MESPSIHGSAEEKSSCESGWTMYIEDTFHGNHQSEVVYEEHDDDGDGFRVKEVDDEGSSENRSDDSMTSDASSWPSTQLPKNTKNHAVAKRSNATQVYHQTKNRACQKFSDQEEESEFKARTKTTEASRVKSRGKVSKTK; from the coding sequence ATGGAGTCTCCAAGTATCCATGGAAGTGCTGAGGAGAAGAGTAGCTGTGAATCAGGATGGACTATGTACATAGAAGACACCTTCCATGGAAACCATCAATCTGAAGTTGTCTATGAAGAGCacgatgatgatggtgatggttTCCGTGTAAAAGAGGTCGATGATGAAGGTAGTAGTGAAAATAGGAGCGATGACTCGATGACGTCTGATGCCTCTTCATGGCCTAGCACTCAGCTtcccaagaacaccaagaatcATGCAGTTGCAAAGAGAAGCAATGCCACACAAGTATATCATCAGACAAAGAACAGAGCATGTCAAAAGTTCAGTGACCAAGAAGAGGAATCTGAGTTCAAGGCTAGAACAAAAACCACTGAAGCTAGTCGTGTCAAAAGTAGAGGCAAGGTGAGCAAAACCAAATAA